From a single Pseudalkalibacillus hwajinpoensis genomic region:
- a CDS encoding sigma-54-dependent Fis family transcriptional regulator, which produces MIKALVIAPYEGLIEIMREIAVEVDDFEIHTELGNLYEGVEIARNSEKNGFDMIISRGGTASLVQEVVSIPVIDIQVSGYDILRLLTLVKGFSGKAAIVGFPNISQGAATICNLLDLDINTMTIQKDVEVEERLKSLKKAGYEVVIGDVVTVEAAKQLGMNGVLITSGKEAVMESLDEARRVYRLFSKLHEEVSLYQSIIDSDDRIIGVMDRDGKIICANHHFNTEFSNEKIENSSEVKEIIKKTSATQTKQKKILTLHNQLWNLSTSYTDHHVILYFDKAFPNQTKEQSVDGKSYAVEVQTDVPHVLLSGKSKQIQDVMKQVDKYSQMDEPLWIIGETGNGKDAVARSIYLKSKRNEPFITIHCELLKEGQLTELINENFFSNHANGIVYLKRIDRLDAYSQKEFYHYIHTETGRMPRWIVSSKDEININDHDATIDHDLFTLLARLIIYIPPLRERVQDIENLIPVFISEFHSKYGKQIVGVRPDAMQELVEYDWPRNVDQLKQVIEQLVLHSTSYYLEKEEVSSVIELLKQRPKFEDGANSHIKISGTLKDIEKKVITKVLEEEEMNQSKAAKRLGINRSTLWRKLK; this is translated from the coding sequence ATGATTAAAGCATTGGTGATTGCTCCCTATGAGGGGTTAATTGAAATCATGAGAGAGATTGCTGTGGAAGTTGATGATTTCGAGATCCATACAGAACTGGGTAACTTGTATGAAGGTGTGGAGATTGCCAGGAATTCTGAAAAAAATGGCTTCGATATGATCATTAGCCGGGGCGGAACGGCCTCATTGGTACAGGAGGTTGTCTCGATTCCGGTTATTGATATTCAAGTGTCGGGATATGATATCCTTCGCCTTCTAACACTAGTAAAAGGATTTTCTGGTAAAGCGGCGATTGTTGGCTTTCCGAATATTTCTCAAGGTGCTGCGACGATCTGTAATTTATTAGATTTAGATATTAACACGATGACCATTCAGAAAGATGTAGAAGTCGAAGAGCGACTGAAGAGCTTGAAGAAAGCGGGATATGAAGTCGTTATTGGTGATGTTGTCACAGTTGAAGCGGCTAAACAATTAGGGATGAATGGGGTTCTGATCACATCGGGGAAAGAAGCCGTGATGGAATCGCTGGATGAAGCAAGGAGAGTCTACCGGCTATTCTCGAAATTGCATGAGGAAGTTTCTCTCTATCAATCGATTATTGACTCCGATGATAGGATCATTGGCGTGATGGATCGAGATGGGAAGATCATCTGCGCAAACCATCATTTCAACACTGAATTTTCCAATGAAAAGATAGAGAACTCATCTGAAGTCAAAGAAATCATCAAGAAAACGTCCGCGACCCAAACGAAGCAAAAGAAAATTCTTACGCTACATAATCAGCTGTGGAATCTATCAACGAGCTATACCGATCACCATGTGATTTTGTATTTCGATAAAGCTTTTCCTAATCAAACAAAAGAACAATCGGTCGACGGAAAGAGTTACGCTGTTGAAGTTCAAACCGACGTTCCTCATGTTCTTCTATCAGGAAAAAGTAAGCAAATTCAAGATGTCATGAAGCAGGTTGATAAGTATAGTCAAATGGATGAGCCGTTATGGATCATTGGTGAAACAGGGAATGGTAAAGATGCTGTGGCAAGGTCAATCTATTTAAAAAGTAAGCGAAACGAGCCTTTTATTACGATCCATTGCGAATTATTGAAAGAAGGACAGCTAACAGAGTTAATCAACGAGAACTTCTTCAGTAATCACGCGAATGGAATCGTTTATTTAAAACGAATCGATCGGTTAGATGCGTATTCACAGAAAGAGTTCTATCATTATATTCATACGGAAACAGGCAGAATGCCGAGATGGATTGTCTCGTCAAAGGATGAAATCAATATCAATGATCATGATGCTACAATCGATCACGATCTATTTACGCTATTAGCACGCCTAATCATTTACATCCCTCCACTTAGAGAGCGTGTACAGGATATTGAGAATCTAATCCCCGTGTTTATTTCGGAGTTTCATTCCAAATACGGGAAACAAATTGTTGGTGTAAGGCCCGATGCCATGCAGGAACTTGTTGAATATGATTGGCCTCGAAATGTTGATCAGCTTAAGCAGGTGATTGAACAGCTTGTGTTACATTCTACCTCTTATTATTTAGAAAAAGAAGAAGTGTCATCAGTGATTGAGTTATTAAAACAGCGACCGAAATTTGAAGATGGTGCGAACAGTCATATTAAAATAAGCGGCACATTAAAAGATATTGAGAAAAAGGTTATTACAAAAGTGCTGGAAGAGGAAGAGATGAATCAATCGAAGGCGGCGAAACGCCTCGGCATCAACCGTTCAACATTATGGCGCAAGCTTAAATAA
- the larC gene encoding nickel insertion protein: MSQKFSHGEEHIDGEMIKVEVNLDDMPGEWLGYVMEKLFASGANDVFYTPIYMKKNRPGVMLQLLCDHTKLDEIKAILFTETTTLGIRYYPISVHRLARKFYQVNTEWGEVTIKQGLHEGQVVENAPEYEDCRRIAEQHQIPIKEVYRVVWEKIRDND; the protein is encoded by the coding sequence ATGTCACAGAAGTTTTCACATGGTGAAGAACATATTGATGGTGAGATGATTAAGGTTGAAGTTAACCTTGATGATATGCCTGGAGAATGGCTTGGGTATGTGATGGAAAAGTTATTCGCTAGTGGAGCCAATGATGTTTTCTATACACCCATTTATATGAAGAAAAATCGTCCTGGCGTAATGCTTCAACTCTTATGTGATCATACGAAATTAGATGAAATCAAAGCGATTCTGTTCACTGAAACGACGACGCTTGGGATCCGCTATTACCCGATTTCTGTTCATCGCTTAGCAAGGAAGTTCTATCAAGTGAACACTGAATGGGGCGAGGTCACGATTAAGCAGGGGTTACATGAAGGACAAGTCGTTGAGAACGCACCTGAATATGAGGATTGTCGGAGAATTGCGGAGCAACATCAGATTCCAATTAAAGAGGTTTACAGAGTCGTTTGGGAAAAGATACGGGATAATGACTAG
- the larC gene encoding nickel pincer cofactor biosynthesis protein LarC has translation MKTLYLDCFSGISGDMTIGALIDLGADPTLLVKEMAKLEIDSEYKLEFNKVVKKGVSATKFDVILTEDEGGHHHHHHRHYSDIVAMINRAEFNENVTAMALSIFEKIGRAEAKIHNMPFEKVHFHEVGAVDSIVDIVGASILLDSLDISKVISSPVPVGNGRIRIAHGLYPVPAPATLELLKGIPIQQTDIKGELTTPTGGGILAALVNDFGPMPSFTVESIGYGAGTKDFPDHPNVLRAVLGREEL, from the coding sequence ATGAAAACATTATACCTTGATTGTTTTTCTGGGATTAGCGGGGATATGACAATCGGTGCGCTCATTGATCTTGGTGCAGATCCGACGCTTCTTGTTAAAGAAATGGCTAAACTAGAGATCGATTCTGAATACAAGCTAGAGTTCAATAAAGTAGTGAAAAAGGGCGTATCTGCTACGAAGTTTGATGTGATCCTAACCGAGGATGAAGGAGGACATCACCATCATCATCACCGTCATTATTCGGACATTGTGGCGATGATCAATCGAGCTGAATTTAATGAAAATGTCACAGCGATGGCGCTTTCAATTTTTGAGAAGATTGGGAGAGCGGAAGCGAAAATACATAACATGCCGTTTGAGAAGGTTCATTTCCATGAAGTTGGCGCGGTTGATTCGATCGTTGATATTGTTGGTGCGAGTATTCTGCTCGATTCATTGGATATTTCTAAAGTGATCTCTTCACCTGTTCCTGTTGGAAATGGGCGAATTCGAATCGCTCATGGTCTGTATCCGGTGCCTGCACCTGCAACGTTAGAATTGTTAAAGGGGATTCCGATTCAGCAAACGGATATTAAAGGTGAATTAACAACGCCGACTGGTGGGGGAATACTTGCTGCGCTTGTAAATGACTTTGGACCAATGCCTTCGTTTACTGTGGAGTCGATTGGATATGGCGCTGGAACAAAGGATTTCCCGGATCATCCTAATGTGCTTCGAGCGGTACTCGGAAGAGAAGAACTGTAA
- the larB gene encoding nickel pincer cofactor biosynthesis protein LarB, with the protein MGTTNLDDVLKRVKEGSLGVDEAKTLLSSFEDIGFAKVDHQREDRTGFPEVVYGEGKTVAQMIDIIQSLKRNTNRVLATRISEEKAAKVMASVPDLDYNESARTLFWRHPDEPALLYNGYIAVLCAGTSDLPVAEEAAVTAEAFGASVKRMYDVGVAGIHRLFHHLEDIENATVAITVAGMEGALTSVVGGLISNPIVAVPTSIGYGANFQGLSSLLSMLNACSPGISVMNIDNGFGAGYYATLIHKNHRNTILD; encoded by the coding sequence ATGGGAACAACAAACTTAGATGACGTTCTAAAGCGAGTGAAAGAGGGAAGCTTAGGTGTAGATGAAGCGAAAACCCTTCTTTCCTCCTTCGAAGATATTGGTTTTGCGAAAGTAGACCACCAAAGGGAAGACCGGACTGGTTTCCCGGAAGTGGTGTATGGTGAGGGAAAGACCGTAGCACAAATGATTGATATCATTCAGTCTTTGAAAAGAAATACAAACCGTGTGCTTGCAACGAGAATTTCAGAAGAAAAAGCTGCTAAAGTGATGGCGTCAGTACCTGATCTTGACTACAATGAATCAGCTCGTACGTTATTCTGGAGGCATCCTGATGAACCAGCGCTTCTATATAACGGCTATATCGCTGTGCTGTGCGCAGGTACGTCCGACCTTCCGGTTGCAGAGGAAGCTGCGGTGACTGCAGAAGCTTTTGGGGCTTCTGTTAAACGCATGTATGATGTCGGGGTGGCCGGTATTCACCGTCTCTTTCATCACCTTGAAGATATCGAGAATGCTACGGTAGCGATTACGGTTGCTGGAATGGAAGGCGCCCTTACAAGTGTTGTTGGGGGATTGATTAGTAATCCGATTGTTGCGGTGCCGACAAGTATTGGGTATGGTGCGAATTTTCAGGGGCTTTCGTCGTTGCTATCAATGCTTAACGCCTGTTCACCGGGAATTAGTGTGATGAACATCGACAATGGCTTTGGCGCTGGGTACTATGCAACATTAATTCATAAAAATCATCGTAATACGATACTAGACTAG
- the larE gene encoding ATP-dependent sacrificial sulfur transferase LarE, whose product MINEKYEKLKEILQEMGSIVVAFSGGVDSTFLLKVAVDVLGKENVLAVTADSETYPTSELEEAKQLASLIGAHHQVIETSELAIPGYTQNDENRCYFCKNGLFEEVVPIMQEKGFQNVVYGLIADDMGEHRPGVRAAKEHDVRGPLQEAELYKDEIRTLSKELNLPTWEKPSFACLSSRIAYGEEITQEKLTKVDKSEAYLKSLRIRQVRVRTHGDMARIEVEPQDMQLVMANHRSISKKLQSFGYQYVTIDLEGYKSGSMNKVLAGNVDSNN is encoded by the coding sequence GTGATAAATGAAAAATATGAAAAACTAAAAGAAATATTGCAAGAAATGGGTAGTATTGTCGTCGCGTTTTCTGGTGGAGTGGATAGTACATTTTTATTAAAGGTTGCGGTCGATGTTCTGGGGAAAGAAAATGTCCTTGCGGTGACGGCTGATTCAGAAACTTATCCGACTAGTGAATTAGAAGAGGCAAAGCAGCTTGCTTCATTAATAGGTGCGCATCATCAGGTAATTGAAACATCTGAGCTTGCGATTCCCGGTTACACACAGAATGATGAAAATCGCTGTTACTTCTGTAAGAATGGTCTGTTTGAAGAGGTTGTTCCGATTATGCAGGAAAAGGGATTCCAAAATGTTGTGTATGGCTTAATTGCTGATGACATGGGTGAGCATCGCCCAGGAGTACGCGCAGCAAAGGAGCATGATGTTCGTGGCCCACTTCAAGAAGCGGAGCTTTACAAAGATGAAATTCGCACGCTCTCGAAGGAATTAAACCTTCCTACATGGGAAAAGCCTTCATTTGCTTGTTTGTCTTCCCGTATTGCTTATGGTGAGGAAATTACGCAGGAGAAGTTAACTAAGGTCGATAAGTCAGAGGCTTATTTAAAGAGCCTCAGAATTCGTCAGGTTCGTGTCCGGACTCATGGCGATATGGCTCGAATTGAAGTCGAGCCACAGGACATGCAGCTTGTAATGGCCAATCATCGAAGTATTTCGAAGAAGCTGCAATCGTTTGGGTACCAATACGTCACGATTGATCTCGAAGGCTATAAGAGCGGCAGTATGAACAAAGTACTAGCAGGAAACGTTGATTCGAATAACTGA
- a CDS encoding M48 family metalloprotease, with protein MVIVCGEKLVKTLGEKHLTFLIAHEYFHIKRNHLMKNVLSFIFVLSGVPIALLILTSVLGTAIPIVPIVIFAFCAYVSSFILHFVFSQRREFQADQFASSIVGSIDARETLEMIKLLHLTVFFLKNKCITSSFRFLFHKQYRGRAKVVVNR; from the coding sequence ATGGTGATCGTTTGCGGTGAAAAGCTTGTAAAGACGCTTGGTGAGAAGCATTTAACATTTCTAATCGCTCATGAATATTTCCATATTAAAAGGAATCATCTGATGAAAAACGTACTTTCCTTTATTTTCGTCCTATCTGGCGTTCCAATCGCCTTGTTGATTCTAACATCTGTTCTTGGCACGGCTATCCCGATTGTACCAATCGTTATTTTTGCCTTTTGCGCTTATGTATCTTCTTTTATACTGCATTTTGTTTTCTCGCAAAGGCGTGAATTCCAGGCTGATCAATTTGCAAGTTCGATTGTTGGGTCAATTGATGCTAGAGAAACCTTGGAGATGATAAAGTTGCTGCACTTGACCGTTTTCTTTTTGAAGAACAAGTGTATCACCTCATCATTTAGATTCCTGTTTCATAAACAGTATAGGGGGCGGGCGAAGGTAGTTGTAAATAGATGA
- a CDS encoding helix-turn-helix transcriptional regulator, producing the protein MKNVKLKMARVEHDLSQQELAKKVGVSRQTIGLIELGKYNPTLQLCLSICWALDKSLDELFWMDQE; encoded by the coding sequence GTGAAGAATGTGAAATTAAAAATGGCGAGAGTGGAGCACGATCTCTCTCAACAGGAGCTTGCCAAAAAAGTTGGCGTGTCGAGACAGACGATTGGACTCATTGAGCTTGGAAAATACAATCCTACGCTACAGCTTTGTTTGTCGATTTGTTGGGCATTAGATAAGTCACTTGATGAGTTGTTTTGGATGGATCAGGAATAG
- a CDS encoding DUF6773 family protein, with product MGFGFKKKHKDERVTNLQNMIYRELYVLIVIICALSVVYKQFLVEGPAQHLWTEIIILIVSSGYYLVRSSMLGIFSDEVEMHDRSSKISFNMRNFLISLLVGVGLALTLAIVNSQKYAEGPQETTYFFFVILFGCLMIYIPVLFGIMVLPYAIAKYKSDKVNERELEEMNDEDVR from the coding sequence ATGGGATTCGGATTTAAGAAAAAACATAAGGATGAACGGGTGACGAATCTTCAAAATATGATTTATCGCGAATTGTATGTACTTATTGTGATTATTTGTGCTCTTTCCGTTGTATATAAACAGTTTCTGGTTGAAGGACCTGCGCAACATTTATGGACAGAGATTATTATTTTAATTGTAAGTTCTGGGTATTATCTTGTTCGATCATCGATGCTTGGGATTTTTTCAGATGAGGTAGAGATGCATGATCGTTCGAGCAAGATCAGCTTCAATATGAGAAATTTCCTGATTAGTCTTTTGGTAGGAGTGGGTCTTGCGCTCACCCTTGCGATCGTGAACTCTCAAAAGTATGCAGAGGGTCCACAAGAAACGACTTATTTCTTCTTTGTGATTTTATTTGGATGCTTAATGATATATATTCCTGTCTTATTTGGCATAATGGTGTTACCCTATGCGATAGCGAAGTATAAAAGTGATAAGGTAAATGAGCGAGAGTTAGAAGAGATGAATGATGAAGATGTGCGGTGA
- a CDS encoding ABC transporter ATP-binding protein encodes MDEIIHSLGMESYLSKKVKQYSLGMKQRLGIALALISNPGYLVLDEPTNGMDPDGIRNILGYLKQLAEERGIGILISSHILEDVENISDRVYVINGGRLINEYAREQNRGEILELVFSEEDIHQAMPLLEGYEGVTRSGNVISFQYDGDMKQVLKHLSQHNFYPTDVKRKKDTLEDFYFQNMESEAK; translated from the coding sequence ATGGATGAAATCATTCATTCCCTTGGAATGGAATCGTACTTATCAAAGAAAGTGAAGCAGTATTCGCTTGGTATGAAGCAGCGTCTTGGAATTGCGCTCGCGCTTATTTCGAACCCAGGTTATCTAGTATTAGATGAACCGACGAACGGGATGGATCCGGATGGGATCCGGAATATCCTTGGTTATTTAAAGCAGTTAGCGGAAGAAAGAGGCATTGGTATTCTGATTTCCAGTCACATTTTAGAAGATGTTGAGAATATTAGTGATCGTGTTTATGTGATTAACGGCGGTCGGTTGATAAACGAATATGCAAGGGAACAAAATCGTGGCGAAATTCTGGAGCTTGTGTTTTCTGAAGAAGATATTCATCAAGCCATGCCTTTGTTAGAGGGATATGAAGGGGTTACCCGAAGTGGAAATGTCATTTCATTTCAATATGATGGAGATATGAAACAGGTGCTCAAACACTTAAGTCAGCACAATTTTTATCCAACGGATGTAAAAAGGAAAAAGGACACGCTTGAGGATTTTTATTTTCAAAATATGGAGAGTGAAGCGAAGTGA
- a CDS encoding ATP-binding cassette domain-containing protein encodes MSIEMRNLSKTFNKKERALSSIDFTLRKGEVVGLVGPNGAGKTTLMKIFIWMKSFIPLEWNRTYQRK; translated from the coding sequence ATGAGTATTGAGATGCGTAATCTTTCAAAAACGTTCAATAAGAAAGAACGAGCGCTTTCTAGCATTGACTTCACATTACGAAAAGGAGAGGTTGTTGGGCTAGTTGGACCGAACGGGGCTGGCAAGACAACTTTGATGAAGATCTTCATATGGATGAAATCATTCATTCCCTTGGAATGGAATCGTACTTATCAAAGAAAGTGA
- a CDS encoding putative thiazole-containing bacteriocin maturation protein, which produces MTNVDPSMRLKLKKGTFFMPEPSGSVYFRNNSGSFRMEGRTIHQWIEKLIPMYNGEYSLASLTDGLSQPYRDRVYEITDVLFANGFLRDVSRDRPHHLKPQVVEKFASQIEYIESFCDSGAYRFQQYRQKNVLAIGEGPMVIGLVSSLLTSGLARFQTLLTDANTSHQRIIELETAARKTDPDVSIEIVLKKDKDPISWEDQVEPFDAILYVTQQGDIEELQRILHACKEKKKLFLPTLCPGEVGVAGPLVSPDSNGCWESAWRSLNRNALNTHQTSSFSSPAGAMLANVIVFELFKKITGVPVLSNNQMFLLNLETLEGKWHPYKPHPLVSGRIDVIKVENGLKELRINENKQDQNELLYYFSELTSSQLGFFHRWEEGELSQLPLAQCEIQVVNVKLNGPSSLHPSLVSAALTHEEARREAGLTGIEQYVLPLKENIISLLPFPFETCTYTTTDLHIGAGETFIEGVSRALQKTLEDEWNEKAEQCIKNISKLAFHKVEDNLCRYYLKVLTTMKKVPELGLGKDAYGLPVVWRKAEDNLWYGSVGFNLTLALRGALLHAVIQAQNKTTSAGHKHPSFAAIQFEEKAIQSLVIPAYESNDQADVLRSVVNLLEQQNKELSFVKVCVETFEKDGYLDIYGVLLGRGR; this is translated from the coding sequence ATGACGAATGTCGATCCTTCTATGCGTTTAAAGCTGAAGAAGGGTACTTTCTTCATGCCGGAACCGAGCGGGAGTGTTTATTTTAGGAACAATTCAGGTTCATTTCGTATGGAAGGTAGAACGATTCATCAATGGATTGAAAAGCTTATCCCAATGTATAACGGAGAATATTCGCTTGCAAGCCTAACAGATGGATTATCGCAGCCCTATCGTGATCGAGTTTACGAGATTACCGACGTCCTATTTGCGAATGGATTTCTTCGTGACGTTAGTAGAGACCGTCCCCACCACTTGAAACCACAAGTGGTGGAGAAATTCGCTTCACAGATTGAATATATCGAGAGTTTCTGTGATTCCGGTGCCTATCGGTTTCAACAATACCGTCAGAAAAACGTTTTAGCCATTGGAGAAGGACCCATGGTAATCGGATTGGTTTCATCTTTGCTTACCTCCGGCTTGGCCCGTTTCCAAACGTTACTTACAGATGCGAACACCAGTCACCAAAGAATAATAGAATTAGAGACGGCTGCAAGAAAAACAGACCCTGATGTTTCCATTGAAATCGTGTTAAAAAAGGATAAAGACCCAATCTCCTGGGAGGACCAGGTTGAACCCTTCGATGCCATTTTATATGTCACACAGCAAGGAGACATAGAAGAACTACAGCGCATCCTTCATGCTTGTAAAGAAAAGAAAAAACTGTTTCTCCCGACCCTCTGTCCTGGAGAGGTCGGAGTGGCTGGCCCACTTGTAAGCCCTGATTCCAATGGCTGCTGGGAGTCTGCATGGCGGAGCCTGAACCGGAACGCGCTAAATACTCATCAAACGAGCTCATTTTCATCCCCGGCCGGCGCGATGCTAGCAAATGTGATCGTATTTGAATTGTTTAAAAAAATAACAGGCGTGCCCGTGCTTTCGAACAACCAAATGTTTCTACTTAACCTCGAGACACTTGAAGGCAAATGGCATCCCTATAAACCTCATCCGCTTGTATCAGGAAGGATCGACGTCATAAAAGTGGAAAATGGATTAAAAGAGTTGCGGATAAATGAGAATAAACAAGATCAGAACGAACTACTTTACTACTTCAGTGAGTTGACCTCAAGCCAATTAGGCTTTTTCCATCGTTGGGAAGAAGGCGAACTTAGTCAATTACCTTTAGCTCAATGTGAGATTCAAGTGGTTAACGTAAAGCTAAATGGGCCCTCTTCACTACATCCGAGCCTAGTGAGTGCGGCTTTAACCCATGAAGAAGCGAGGCGGGAAGCTGGTTTGACCGGAATTGAGCAGTACGTACTCCCTTTAAAGGAAAATATCATCTCATTACTCCCTTTTCCATTCGAAACGTGTACGTACACGACAACCGACCTCCACATTGGCGCTGGAGAAACGTTCATTGAAGGTGTTAGCCGGGCATTGCAAAAAACGCTAGAAGATGAGTGGAATGAGAAAGCAGAGCAGTGTATTAAAAACATATCGAAGCTTGCATTCCATAAGGTTGAAGACAATCTCTGCCGCTACTATTTGAAGGTTTTAACCACCATGAAGAAAGTACCAGAGCTTGGCTTAGGAAAAGATGCCTACGGTCTTCCTGTAGTGTGGAGGAAAGCTGAGGATAACCTCTGGTATGGAAGTGTCGGATTTAATCTCACACTGGCTTTGCGCGGCGCGCTACTTCATGCCGTCATACAGGCACAAAACAAAACAACTTCAGCGGGGCATAAGCATCCCTCCTTTGCAGCGATTCAGTTTGAAGAAAAAGCGATCCAATCTCTTGTCATTCCTGCCTATGAATCGAACGACCAGGCCGACGTCCTCCGTTCAGTTGTGAACCTTCTCGAACAACAAAACAAAGAGCTTTCCTTTGTAAAAGTATGTGTCGAAACCTTTGAAAAAGATGGATATCTAGACATCTATGGTGTGTTGTTAGGAAGGGGGAGATGA
- a CDS encoding TOMM precursor leader peptide-binding protein, producing MSASITLVGNGVLQERIAEELAPHHHLTLLSDLDGPIPKRTTLLLVIHDFWNPSIHKKAEEVARELGINWLRGFLSFGEGVVGPLVRPGKEGCSQCADTRKMMAVNDREDMWNIQQVLSKADDGIHDEWVSQTGLLQMAQLIKNEVQNMLHLQSPQLESSIHLINLGSLESSHHRILPDAYCSVCSHLPEDSRTDAVITLKPSVKISEDSYRCRSMNDLSTVLSRDYLDPRTGLLNRLMIDFETTYADAIVNLPLFNGNEGSAGRTNSYAMSEMTAILEGLERSCGIDPKGKRTVVHDCYRNLERALNPLSVGVHAQEQYAKKDYPFTPFHPDRKMNWVWGYSLIEKAPILVPERLAYYSMGCGDGFIFETSNGCAIGGSLEEAIFYGIMEVLERDSFLMTWYAQLPLPRIDPYSSNDEELLLMIDRMQEITGYDLYLYNATMEHGIPCILTITKNRNPESDRLNLMCAAGAHLDPVRAVKSAVFESVGMITPLNKEFKKKKAEYVKMFNDSSLVQKMDDHGMVYGLPEAEERLQFILNQHRPLQTFAEAFHMSKRHSNLTDDLNTMLQIFRSLKLDVIVVDQTTPEIKRNGLHCAKVIIPGMLPMTFGHHLRRVTGLSRVLKVPKELGYVNRELTVEKLNPYPHPFP from the coding sequence GTGAGCGCTAGCATTACACTAGTAGGAAACGGCGTATTACAAGAACGCATAGCGGAAGAACTGGCTCCCCACCATCACCTCACTCTCCTTTCAGATTTAGATGGGCCGATACCTAAGCGGACGACATTGTTACTCGTCATCCATGATTTTTGGAATCCATCGATCCACAAAAAAGCGGAAGAAGTGGCACGGGAGCTCGGTATAAATTGGCTACGGGGCTTCTTATCATTTGGTGAAGGTGTGGTTGGTCCATTGGTTCGCCCCGGTAAGGAAGGCTGTTCACAATGTGCCGATACAAGAAAGATGATGGCAGTGAACGACCGTGAGGATATGTGGAATATCCAACAGGTTTTGAGCAAGGCCGATGACGGTATTCATGATGAATGGGTCTCTCAAACTGGACTTCTCCAAATGGCTCAACTGATCAAAAATGAAGTGCAGAATATGTTGCACCTCCAGTCACCTCAATTAGAAAGCTCGATTCACCTTATCAATTTGGGGTCCCTTGAGAGCTCTCACCATCGTATATTGCCAGACGCCTATTGTTCCGTTTGCAGTCATCTTCCAGAAGACTCGCGAACGGATGCGGTGATTACGCTTAAACCAAGTGTGAAAATCAGTGAAGATAGCTATCGATGTCGATCGATGAACGACTTGAGCACGGTACTCTCAAGAGATTATCTCGATCCACGCACAGGTCTTTTAAATCGTTTGATGATCGATTTTGAAACAACGTATGCCGATGCGATCGTCAATCTTCCTCTATTCAACGGAAATGAAGGCTCGGCCGGGCGGACAAATTCGTATGCCATGAGTGAAATGACAGCCATATTGGAAGGATTGGAACGCTCTTGTGGCATTGATCCTAAAGGGAAAAGAACCGTTGTTCACGATTGCTATCGCAACCTTGAACGCGCCTTGAATCCACTTTCGGTCGGCGTTCATGCACAAGAACAGTATGCGAAGAAGGACTATCCGTTTACTCCGTTTCATCCTGATCGAAAAATGAATTGGGTTTGGGGGTATTCACTCATTGAAAAAGCACCTATCCTGGTTCCGGAACGGCTCGCATATTACAGTATGGGGTGCGGGGACGGGTTTATTTTTGAAACGTCCAATGGCTGCGCGATCGGAGGAAGTCTTGAGGAAGCCATTTTCTACGGAATTATGGAAGTGCTTGAACGCGATTCTTTTCTGATGACCTGGTATGCACAGCTCCCGCTTCCTCGGATTGATCCTTACTCGTCAAATGACGAAGAGCTCCTTTTGATGATCGATCGTATGCAGGAGATAACGGGCTATGACCTTTATTTATACAATGCGACAATGGAACACGGCATTCCCTGCATCTTGACGATAACGAAAAACCGAAACCCTGAATCTGATCGCTTAAATCTCATGTGTGCGGCTGGCGCACATCTGGACCCTGTTAGAGCTGTGAAAAGCGCGGTCTTTGAAAGTGTTGGAATGATCACGCCGTTGAATAAAGAGTTTAAAAAGAAGAAAGCCGAATATGTAAAAATGTTCAATGATTCCTCTCTCGTCCAGAAAATGGATGATCACGGAATGGTATATGGGCTTCCTGAAGCGGAAGAACGCCTTCAATTTATACTAAACCAACATCGCCCTTTGCAGACATTTGCGGAAGCTTTTCACATGTCAAAACGTCATTCTAATCTAACGGATGATTTGAATACGATGTTACAAATCTTTCGCAGCTTAAAATTAGATGTGATCGTTGTCGATCAAACAACACCCGAAATTAAACGAAATGGACTCCATTGCGCAAAGGTGATAATTCCAGGCATGCTGCCGATGACATTTGGCCATCACCTTAGACGTGTCACCGGCTTGAGCAGGGTATTGAAAGTTCCGAAAGAACTCGGTTATGTTAATCGAGAATTAACGGTAGAGAAGCTCAACCCTTATCCGCATCCATTTCCTTAA